The following proteins come from a genomic window of Gynuella sunshinyii YC6258:
- a CDS encoding GGDEF domain-containing protein: MEEKTPKFSILDLDSTLDISITRRIIAIGCLVFVGVWITEIGAGLITEFDAIGYPICIAALLFLIGLSYVSDRMDIVVRTGAFSVAAVYLILLNIWGSFQDINFENYYSAATAMQWLPLIYVIAFLFLRIREALIASAISYFSLLIGQYLALSHHLGFEQTWPLVTNLAIAHFCYVVVLWSIIKLRATTHEAQIRAKTMEKFALVDELTGIFNRRGLELNLDKLRSTWRKNPLPYTIFMIDIDHFKRINDQFGHLVGDEVLARVSAAINKHIRPEDVLGRWGGEEFMIITTRLDQTSAVGFAERLLNVIETLDLGHIGKVTASIGIANSDETETLKGVILKADQSLYKAKKSGRNQVVCSSSITPSDE, encoded by the coding sequence ATGGAAGAAAAGACACCAAAGTTTTCCATACTGGATCTGGATTCAACTCTCGATATATCCATAACCCGACGTATCATCGCCATTGGTTGTCTGGTATTTGTCGGAGTCTGGATTACCGAAATCGGTGCAGGTTTGATCACTGAATTTGATGCCATTGGCTATCCGATCTGCATCGCCGCACTGCTGTTTCTGATTGGCTTGAGTTATGTTAGTGACCGCATGGACATTGTGGTAAGGACCGGTGCATTTTCAGTGGCCGCTGTCTATTTGATTCTGTTAAATATCTGGGGAAGTTTTCAGGATATTAATTTCGAAAATTATTATTCTGCGGCCACTGCGATGCAGTGGTTACCACTGATATACGTGATTGCATTTTTGTTTTTGCGCATTCGGGAAGCATTGATTGCCTCCGCTATTTCTTATTTCTCTTTATTAATTGGCCAATACCTCGCTTTGAGTCATCACCTTGGATTTGAACAAACGTGGCCCTTGGTCACCAATCTTGCTATCGCCCATTTCTGTTATGTGGTGGTACTGTGGTCCATTATTAAACTTCGGGCAACCACTCATGAAGCACAAATACGGGCCAAAACCATGGAAAAATTCGCCCTGGTTGATGAATTGACCGGTATTTTCAACCGGCGTGGTCTTGAACTCAATCTGGATAAACTACGCTCTACCTGGCGAAAAAACCCCTTGCCTTATACTATTTTTATGATCGACATCGATCATTTCAAACGTATTAACGATCAGTTTGGTCATTTGGTTGGGGATGAAGTACTGGCCAGGGTATCGGCCGCAATAAACAAACACATCCGTCCGGAAGACGTTCTGGGTCGCTGGGGAGGAGAAGAGTTTATGATCATTACCACACGACTTGACCAAACGAGTGCTGTCGGATTTGCTGAAAGACTGCTCAACGTAATCGAGACACTCGATCTGGGACACATTGGTAAAGTAACTGCCAGTATTGGTATCGCAAACTCTGATGAAACCGAGACTCTGAAGGGCGTTATTTTAAAAGCCGATCAATCGCTTTATAAAGCCAAGAAATCCGGCAGAAACCAGGTAGTCTGTTCCTCTTCAATAACCCCATCAGATGAATAA
- a CDS encoding ParD-like family protein yields the protein MGILKISEELHEELRLSSKVMSRSINAQAEHWIKIGMLAEFNPSLGYTELVAMLMENPNISVHSLSQKAVSA from the coding sequence ATGGGTATTTTAAAGATATCTGAGGAATTGCATGAAGAGTTGCGACTGAGCAGTAAAGTCATGTCGCGCTCCATCAACGCTCAGGCCGAACACTGGATCAAAATTGGCATGCTGGCCGAGTTTAATCCAAGCCTTGGATATACCGAACTGGTGGCCATGTTGATGGAAAATCCGAATATCTCCGTACACAGCCTGAGTCAAAAGGCGGTGTCAGCATGA
- the map gene encoding type I methionyl aminopeptidase: protein MIHLKDDSEMQLMRESGRLLAQVFEMLNDFIRPGISTLDIDARVEDFIVNTLKARPASKGQYGFPFTLNTSINEVICHGMPDAQDILKDGDIINCDITLEKNGFIADSSKMYCVGTVSAEAKELIDVTYQALWEGIKVVRPGVRLCEIGRAIQKFIKPRGYAIVRDYTGHGIGREMHEDPHVFHYFEPSVDVELREGMTFTIEPMINQGTYKTRSLTQNNGWTVVVTRDNKLSAQWEHTIAVTRDGFEVLTLRDEERHNANTALTS from the coding sequence ATGATTCATTTAAAAGATGATTCAGAAATGCAATTGATGCGGGAATCCGGTCGGCTGCTGGCACAGGTTTTTGAAATGTTGAATGACTTTATTCGTCCCGGTATCTCAACACTGGATATCGATGCCAGAGTAGAAGATTTCATTGTTAATACTCTCAAGGCCAGACCCGCCAGCAAAGGTCAGTATGGTTTTCCGTTTACTCTGAATACATCCATTAATGAAGTGATCTGCCACGGCATGCCGGATGCTCAGGATATTCTCAAGGATGGCGATATTATCAACTGTGATATCACCCTTGAAAAAAATGGTTTCATCGCTGATTCCAGCAAAATGTACTGTGTGGGAACGGTCAGCGCTGAGGCTAAAGAATTAATTGATGTGACCTATCAGGCATTATGGGAAGGTATTAAAGTTGTCCGCCCGGGCGTCAGGCTTTGTGAGATCGGTCGTGCCATTCAAAAATTTATCAAGCCCCGCGGGTATGCCATCGTACGTGACTACACCGGTCATGGTATCGGCCGTGAAATGCATGAAGATCCGCATGTATTTCATTATTTCGAACCCAGTGTCGATGTTGAATTACGTGAGGGTATGACCTTTACGATTGAACCCATGATTAACCAGGGCACCTATAAAACCCGTTCGCTGACTCAAAACAATGGCTGGACAGTCGTTGTGACCCGGGATAATAAATTATCAGCCCAATGGGAACACACCATTGCAGTAACCCGTGACGGTTTTGAAGTTCTGACTCTTAGAGATGAAGAACGCCACAATGCAAATACAGCGCTCACGTCATAA
- a CDS encoding sensor histidine kinase: MALVCCLGVLVLTPDLVRADTAALPDQGYSPLQLTQTDVRYPLASLAHSSGFAPVLADQRLENAMTYAASQQTYSLEPDFKRHGSYWLYTEVTNDTANRKWVLHVSNFGFLRPRVLINGPDGQRIKTFQQDDSADINTIGRAVEVTLEPGESYSMVIELTAQEYGWYPYIALMSESRYQVWKTQMDFAFKPAIGIIIGMVLLGFLCWLVMADNTFFWGAFSSLVMLFYYLEHSSLPELFWQYDYQKNALFWLLISVNVLSLLAFAASFLQINRRSGWWYHVFVSVAVISVLVLVVGYFTSFITKSFLYAFNYTLLWTVILSSGVAKVCSEGRYYFIYIFGWLPMVLSTAQVILFVLLPARPVQEVMPSYKLIYVLYVQILHMMIHAVALIMRVKVMRQKKIEAEFISQAKSRFIAQSSHDLRQPLHTMRLFLQSLQPYVRSPEAQPIFAGLNKTHQQMNDSFSAIMDLSKLEAGVMKAEIKAVSLKDVFSRLHNDYQWLAKEKNLRFAIHPCSLTVLTDPLLLERMLRNLLSNAIKYTNEGRVVLGCRRRAQSVAIQVLDTGTGISHEDQTHIFDIYQRSAVEQDGVDGAGIGLSVVKHLSVLMDHPLELSSVVGSGSIFTALVPRATHATEAESQPHKRLPRVARLTQLTDEDDSIGGWLGKHNGSVQSFSSLATFYQSDMTFELLIGDAQLMMDESWSMAAKNRLAEQYVVACVCDSGTELPTGWVALSQPVLPTQLRALLNYAERRYQSQLNNTTPSPQENVAGRVSSHGAQSVLPMTLSESKT; this comes from the coding sequence ATGGCGCTGGTCTGTTGTTTGGGCGTACTGGTACTGACACCGGATTTGGTCCGGGCAGATACCGCCGCGCTGCCTGACCAGGGTTACAGCCCGTTACAACTCACCCAGACGGATGTACGCTACCCGCTGGCATCCCTTGCCCATTCTTCCGGATTTGCGCCTGTACTGGCAGACCAACGTCTGGAAAACGCGATGACGTATGCTGCATCTCAGCAAACCTATAGTCTGGAACCGGATTTCAAGCGACATGGCAGTTACTGGCTGTATACCGAAGTGACAAATGATACTGCAAACCGGAAGTGGGTCCTGCATGTCAGCAACTTCGGTTTTCTGCGTCCCAGAGTCCTTATCAACGGTCCTGATGGGCAGCGCATAAAGACTTTCCAACAGGACGATTCCGCAGATATCAATACCATAGGCCGAGCTGTTGAGGTCACCCTTGAGCCGGGAGAATCCTATTCCATGGTGATTGAACTGACGGCACAGGAGTATGGCTGGTATCCGTACATTGCCCTCATGAGTGAATCCCGTTACCAGGTTTGGAAAACTCAAATGGACTTCGCCTTCAAGCCTGCCATCGGCATTATTATAGGAATGGTTTTGCTGGGGTTCTTGTGTTGGTTGGTCATGGCGGATAACACTTTTTTCTGGGGTGCTTTTTCGTCGCTTGTCATGCTCTTTTATTACCTCGAGCACAGCAGCCTGCCGGAACTGTTCTGGCAGTATGATTATCAAAAGAACGCTCTGTTCTGGTTGTTGATTTCGGTGAACGTGTTGTCATTACTGGCGTTCGCTGCCAGTTTTTTGCAGATAAACCGACGTTCAGGATGGTGGTATCACGTATTCGTCAGTGTGGCCGTCATCAGTGTTCTGGTGTTGGTTGTAGGTTATTTTACCTCGTTCATCACCAAAAGCTTTCTGTATGCATTCAACTATACGCTGTTATGGACGGTAATCCTGAGTTCCGGAGTGGCCAAGGTCTGTTCTGAGGGACGTTACTATTTTATTTATATTTTCGGCTGGTTACCGATGGTGTTGTCCACCGCACAGGTTATTCTGTTTGTCCTGCTACCCGCCCGACCCGTTCAGGAAGTGATGCCATCTTATAAATTGATCTACGTCCTATATGTGCAGATTCTGCATATGATGATTCATGCCGTTGCTTTGATCATGCGGGTAAAGGTGATGAGGCAGAAGAAGATCGAGGCCGAATTCATCAGTCAGGCAAAGTCCCGTTTTATCGCTCAGAGCAGCCATGATCTGCGCCAGCCATTGCATACCATGCGTCTCTTTTTGCAATCATTGCAGCCATATGTTCGAAGTCCGGAGGCTCAGCCCATTTTTGCCGGACTGAATAAAACCCATCAGCAAATGAACGATTCCTTCAGTGCCATTATGGATTTAAGCAAGCTTGAAGCCGGGGTTATGAAAGCGGAAATCAAAGCAGTTTCACTGAAAGATGTTTTCTCCCGATTGCACAATGACTATCAATGGCTGGCAAAGGAAAAGAATCTGCGTTTTGCCATTCATCCATGTTCTCTGACTGTGTTGACTGATCCATTGCTGCTGGAGCGTATGCTGAGAAATCTGCTCTCCAATGCAATCAAATATACGAATGAGGGCCGTGTGGTGCTGGGTTGTCGGCGTCGTGCTCAGAGTGTCGCCATTCAGGTACTGGATACTGGCACAGGTATTTCTCATGAGGATCAGACACACATTTTTGATATTTATCAACGTTCAGCCGTAGAGCAGGATGGTGTGGATGGAGCAGGGATTGGTCTTTCGGTGGTGAAACATCTTTCTGTACTTATGGATCACCCGCTGGAGCTGAGTTCTGTGGTCGGTAGCGGAAGCATATTTACCGCTCTGGTTCCGCGAGCCACGCACGCTACCGAGGCTGAATCTCAGCCGCACAAGCGCTTGCCTCGTGTTGCGCGATTGACGCAATTGACCGACGAAGATGACAGCATCGGTGGCTGGTTGGGCAAACATAACGGTAGTGTTCAGAGTTTTTCTTCACTGGCAACGTTTTATCAATCGGACATGACCTTTGAACTATTGATTGGTGATGCTCAGTTGATGATGGATGAGTCATGGTCGATGGCGGCCAAAAACCGGCTGGCTGAACAATATGTGGTGGCCTGTGTTTGTGATTCGGGCACGGAGCTGCCCACAGGCTGGGTTGCATTATCGCAACCTGTGCTTCCAACTCAGTTACGGGCCCTGCTGAACTATGCTGAGCGTCGCTACCAGTCGCAATTGAACAATACAACACCATCGCCACAGGAAAATGTGGCCGGTCGGGTATCCAGTCATGGCGCTCAGTCCGTATTACCGATGACCCTGAGTGAATCAAAAACATGA
- a CDS encoding response regulator, with protein sequence MNILIVEDEVKLAEIERDYLIQSGYEVSLLHRGDEVAEWLQTNTADLIVLDIMLPGLDGMEICREIRRKDDNMGIIMATARVDEIDRLLGLELGADDYLCKPFSPRELVARVKAVLRRYRLNRNNQDTENVDDLTLLDQTNCVKYRDRIIELTSVEFQLLNALKQKAGKILSRDQLMNLMYQDNRIVSDRTIDSHIKKLRKKIQALDDSREFVRSVYGAGYKYE encoded by the coding sequence ATGAATATTCTCATTGTTGAAGATGAAGTTAAATTGGCGGAAATCGAACGGGATTATCTGATTCAGTCTGGTTATGAAGTGTCGCTGTTGCATCGAGGGGATGAGGTGGCAGAATGGCTGCAGACCAATACCGCCGATCTGATCGTGTTGGATATTATGCTGCCAGGGCTCGATGGCATGGAAATATGTCGTGAAATCAGAAGAAAAGATGACAACATGGGAATTATCATGGCAACCGCAAGGGTCGATGAGATAGACCGTCTTTTGGGGTTGGAACTAGGAGCAGATGATTATCTGTGTAAACCATTTAGTCCAAGAGAACTGGTCGCCAGAGTGAAGGCTGTATTAAGACGCTATCGGCTTAACCGGAATAATCAGGATACTGAGAATGTGGATGATCTCACTCTGCTGGATCAGACCAACTGTGTAAAATATCGTGATCGAATAATTGAACTGACATCGGTGGAATTTCAATTGTTGAACGCATTGAAGCAGAAAGCAGGGAAGATCCTCTCCAGAGATCAGCTAATGAATTTGATGTATCAGGATAACCGCATTGTCAGTGATCGTACCATTGACAGCCATATTAAAAAGTTAAGAAAGAAAATTCAGGCACTCGATGATAGTCGAGAATTTGTCCGGTCTGTTTATGGTGCCGGTTATAAATACGAATAA
- a CDS encoding DUF2061 domain-containing protein, with translation MKTLTFAMTHFTVAFTVAYILSGSLLVGGIIALVEPAVNTVAYTIHERIWENLRQKKQQASHHEAIAA, from the coding sequence ATGAAAACTCTGACATTTGCAATGACGCATTTCACCGTGGCTTTTACGGTGGCATATATTCTGTCCGGTAGTTTATTGGTGGGAGGTATCATCGCTTTGGTGGAACCGGCCGTTAATACCGTGGCGTATACCATTCACGAGCGAATCTGGGAAAACCTGCGACAGAAAAAGCAGCAGGCCAGTCACCATGAAGCAATTGCAGCCTGA
- a CDS encoding DUF4250 domain-containing protein produces MFSDSSLRKMDPAMSLSLINMKLRDQFSSLAEFMNYYDLSAGFMDELLQINGWHYDADNNQLKEDS; encoded by the coding sequence ATGTTCAGTGACAGCAGTTTGAGAAAAATGGATCCGGCCATGAGCCTGAGTCTGATTAACATGAAGCTCCGGGATCAGTTTTCATCGTTGGCAGAATTTATGAATTATTATGATTTATCAGCAGGGTTTATGGATGAATTACTTCAGATTAACGGCTGGCACTACGATGCTGACAATAATCAGCTTAAAGAAGACAGCTGA
- the sigJ gene encoding RNA polymerase sigma factor SigJ yields the protein MDKGQLFEQHRNRLKGLAYRMLGSYADSEDAVQDTFIRWCREDVNHIENPVAWLTTVCSRICMDILKAPHNSRVDYVGPWLPEPIHTAEEHTIEEEVTLASSLSMAFLLLLERLTPKQRAAYLLKEVFNHSYTDIAVILATSESTCRKLVSRANAAIGQDNNRYQMPPERQQILLEAFHQAMNGQQLEHFTRLLAEDVQLTSDGGGKVLAALRVLSGRQRVLEFFGAIQRQGWWQQLQWQYVPINGAKGILMKHQGNIINTVTFGVNEQGQINRIFIVRNPDKLSAVQNRASLH from the coding sequence ATGGATAAAGGTCAATTGTTTGAGCAGCATCGCAACCGTCTGAAAGGGCTTGCGTATCGTATGCTGGGGTCGTATGCCGATTCGGAAGATGCAGTACAGGATACTTTTATCCGCTGGTGTCGTGAGGATGTTAACCATATTGAAAATCCTGTCGCCTGGCTGACAACTGTATGCAGCCGGATCTGTATGGATATATTAAAAGCACCTCATAACAGCAGAGTTGACTATGTTGGCCCCTGGTTACCTGAGCCCATTCATACGGCTGAAGAACATACCATCGAGGAGGAAGTTACTCTGGCTTCCTCGTTATCCATGGCGTTTTTGTTGTTGCTGGAACGATTGACTCCAAAACAGCGTGCCGCATATTTGTTAAAGGAAGTGTTTAACCATTCCTACACAGATATTGCTGTCATCCTGGCAACCAGTGAAAGCACCTGTCGAAAACTGGTTTCCAGAGCCAATGCTGCTATCGGTCAGGACAACAACCGTTACCAAATGCCTCCTGAACGGCAGCAAATACTGCTTGAAGCGTTTCATCAGGCGATGAATGGTCAGCAGCTGGAGCATTTTACCCGGTTACTGGCAGAAGATGTGCAATTGACATCAGATGGTGGTGGCAAGGTTCTGGCTGCGTTACGGGTATTGTCCGGGCGTCAAAGAGTATTGGAATTTTTCGGCGCAATACAACGGCAGGGCTGGTGGCAACAGCTACAGTGGCAGTACGTGCCGATAAATGGCGCCAAAGGGATTTTAATGAAGCATCAGGGAAATATTATTAATACCGTAACTTTTGGAGTTAATGAACAGGGTCAGATCAACCGGATATTCATCGTTCGTAATCCCGATAAGTTATCTGCCGTACAGAATAGAGCATCACTTCATTAG
- a CDS encoding ATP-binding protein, whose amino-acid sequence MTILAANLVLAGAFLLANWWSLNHSFLSYLNRIENRHLSPVITNLREHFLRDGDWNGLIVSDDIWKNFVRSSLAFNDRERNFRPENEKPPGPRYFDYEPPFDPGVLPDKPMPPPELFRRLILTDSNKHILHGQLPDDGSKIIWLPIRDDDQVMGYLGAIQRNTISDDMDLLFIKQRNAQTIWILLAAGLVSFLFAVPFANRLLKPIENIQKATRTLADGRFDVSLNTDRNDELGHLARDFNRLAKTLSQNLNARQKWVADISHELRTPIALLQAELEAMIDGVRKVDEASLISLNEEIIRLSFLINDLHELSMSDVGALTYNMQRCNMVGVLEANLETVANGIRISLELQSQAAHYEINGDERRLSQLVRNLVSNTNKYTDCPGTLLVRVSKQEHFVVIDWMDSKPGVPEASLTHIFDRLYRVDSSRNRATGGSGLGLSLVKNIVEAHNGKIMARHSEYGGLWIQIQFPEYGL is encoded by the coding sequence TTGACCATTTTGGCAGCTAATCTGGTATTAGCTGGTGCTTTTCTACTGGCAAACTGGTGGTCGCTGAATCATAGCTTTTTGAGTTACCTGAATCGCATTGAGAACAGACACCTGTCTCCCGTCATCACAAATTTAAGAGAACATTTTCTGAGGGACGGGGATTGGAACGGACTGATAGTGTCCGATGATATCTGGAAAAACTTTGTACGTTCTTCCCTTGCCTTTAACGATCGTGAAAGAAACTTTCGACCTGAAAATGAAAAACCACCAGGGCCGAGGTATTTTGATTATGAACCGCCCTTTGATCCAGGAGTTCTACCCGACAAACCCATGCCACCGCCGGAGTTGTTCCGACGCCTGATACTGACGGATTCTAACAAACACATACTACATGGGCAGTTACCCGATGATGGCAGTAAGATTATCTGGTTACCGATTAGGGATGATGACCAGGTCATGGGATATCTTGGTGCTATTCAACGCAACACCATCAGTGATGATATGGATTTGCTGTTTATCAAACAACGAAATGCCCAGACTATCTGGATTCTGTTGGCTGCAGGGTTAGTGTCCTTTCTGTTTGCGGTACCGTTTGCAAATCGATTGTTAAAACCAATTGAAAATATCCAAAAAGCGACTCGTACACTGGCTGATGGTCGATTCGATGTATCCCTGAATACCGACCGTAACGATGAATTAGGCCACCTGGCGAGGGATTTTAATCGGCTTGCAAAAACACTCAGTCAAAATCTCAATGCCAGACAAAAATGGGTCGCTGACATTTCTCATGAATTGCGTACACCAATTGCATTATTACAGGCTGAATTGGAAGCAATGATTGATGGAGTGCGTAAAGTTGATGAAGCGTCGCTGATTTCCCTGAACGAAGAGATCATACGACTGTCATTTTTGATTAATGATCTTCATGAGTTATCAATGTCTGACGTCGGGGCTCTTACCTATAATATGCAGCGTTGCAATATGGTGGGTGTTCTGGAGGCAAATCTGGAAACCGTAGCGAATGGCATTCGTATTTCCCTTGAACTTCAATCTCAAGCTGCTCATTATGAGATTAACGGCGATGAACGAAGATTGTCACAGCTGGTTCGCAATCTGGTCAGCAATACCAATAAATATACCGATTGCCCTGGTACTTTGCTGGTCAGGGTCAGCAAGCAGGAGCACTTCGTTGTGATTGACTGGATGGACTCTAAGCCCGGTGTTCCAGAAGCGTCTCTGACGCATATTTTTGATCGTTTATACCGTGTCGACTCCTCACGGAATAGGGCAACGGGTGGCAGTGGGCTGGGGTTGTCCTTGGTAAAAAATATTGTAGAAGCCCACAATGGTAAAATTATGGCCAGACATTCGGAATATGGTGGCCTTTGGATACAGATTCAGTTTCCGGAGTACGGATTATGA
- a CDS encoding carboxymuconolactone decarboxylase family protein, producing MNDQSNLSRPLHYHTEIADIVARMVELQQVIDNHIQDTPLRHLAVLRASQINRCGFCVGMHSREARKDGESNQRLDHLMVWDQTADFSEAEKALLAWVEALTTIRQDTDYSALRETLRNHYSDQEICAYSAVIGMINFWNRMQISGH from the coding sequence ATGAACGATCAGTCAAACCTCTCCCGCCCTTTGCACTATCATACTGAAATTGCTGATATTGTCGCCCGGATGGTCGAACTACAGCAGGTTATTGATAATCACATTCAGGATACGCCGCTGCGCCATCTGGCGGTACTTAGAGCGTCGCAGATCAATCGCTGCGGTTTTTGTGTCGGCATGCATAGCCGGGAAGCCAGAAAAGACGGCGAGAGTAATCAACGTCTCGATCATTTGATGGTCTGGGATCAGACTGCTGACTTTAGCGAGGCGGAGAAAGCGCTACTGGCGTGGGTTGAAGCTCTGACAACCATTCGGCAGGATACGGATTACTCTGCTTTGCGCGAAACCTTGAGAAATCACTATTCTGACCAGGAAATCTGTGCTTACAGTGCCGTGATCGGAATGATTAACTTCTGGAACCGTATGCAGATATCGGGACACTGA
- a CDS encoding response regulator transcription factor translates to MRIKVLIAEDHELYRDGLRLLLQQLFADIEVIEAGDFASTKSALTSHRDIALVLLDIHMPGTSGLNGLKEIKACYPVLPVVVVSTVDYQASIQQMLQLGADGFIAKTSSKDTMLRALKDVLAGEQVIIRDRDDHPAIVLSPRQVDILALLAQGLPNKKIANALNISPTTVREHVSDLLKIFDCDNRTQVVLQARQMGFILD, encoded by the coding sequence ATGAGAATTAAAGTACTGATTGCAGAAGATCATGAACTTTATCGCGATGGTTTGCGGTTGTTATTGCAACAGCTTTTTGCTGACATTGAGGTTATAGAAGCCGGTGATTTTGCCAGTACGAAGTCGGCGCTGACCAGTCATCGGGACATCGCTCTGGTATTGCTGGATATTCATATGCCAGGCACCAGCGGGTTGAATGGACTCAAGGAAATTAAAGCCTGTTACCCGGTGCTGCCGGTGGTGGTGGTATCGACCGTTGATTATCAGGCGTCTATCCAGCAGATGCTGCAGCTGGGTGCCGATGGTTTTATTGCCAAAACCAGTTCCAAAGACACCATGCTCAGGGCGCTGAAGGATGTTCTGGCCGGAGAGCAGGTCATCATCAGAGATCGCGATGATCACCCGGCAATCGTCCTTTCTCCACGACAGGTCGATATACTGGCATTGCTGGCTCAGGGGTTGCCGAATAAAAAAATTGCCAATGCACTGAATATTTCCCCTACCACTGTCAGAGAGCATGTATCGGATCTGCTGAAAATATTTGACTGCGATAACCGTACTCAGGTGGTTTTACAGGCACGACAGATGGGGTTTATTCTAGACTGA
- a CDS encoding rhomboid family intramembrane serine protease: MTVMYFANASTGFRLLKYGVEPRVLDSLPNIYLMPFLHGSFQHLSNNLIGFIIFSTLCILRGVKLYLWSSFFIITASGLLVWLFGRPAVHIGASGWIFGLWSLSIMLALFNRSFVNIIIALIVVFLYGGMIYGVLPNNPSVSFEAHLFGALAGAVAAWLSVVISKSRRGR, encoded by the coding sequence ATGACGGTCATGTATTTTGCCAATGCATCCACCGGGTTTCGATTGTTAAAATACGGTGTCGAACCACGGGTGCTCGACAGTCTTCCAAATATCTATCTCATGCCGTTTTTACATGGCAGTTTTCAACATCTCAGTAACAATCTGATCGGTTTTATCATTTTCAGTACGTTGTGCATACTGCGAGGTGTCAAGCTGTATTTGTGGAGCAGCTTTTTTATTATTACCGCCAGCGGTTTATTGGTCTGGTTATTTGGTCGCCCTGCAGTTCACATTGGTGCCAGTGGCTGGATATTTGGTCTATGGAGTCTGAGTATCATGCTGGCGTTATTTAACCGTAGCTTCGTCAATATCATCATTGCCCTGATTGTGGTGTTTTTATACGGCGGGATGATCTACGGAGTCTTACCAAATAATCCTTCAGTATCGTTTGAAGCACATCTGTTCGGTGCATTGGCCGGAGCCGTCGCAGCCTGGTTGAGCGTCGTTATTAGCAAGTCCAGACGCGGAAGGTAA
- a CDS encoding NAD(P)H-dependent oxidoreductase, with amino-acid sequence MLFEKLNWRYATKKMDPSKPVPQEKVDNILEAVRLAPTSSGLQPFEVIVVKNKEIKEKIRAIAWDQSQVTDCSHLLVFAAWDNYTEERINMMFDLVNEERGFKNEGWEAYRQKLLAGYPPRDPEENFEHAARQAYIGLGLALTAAAFEGVDSTPMEGFDPAMLDEILNLKERHLRSVAIMPLGYRDSDKDWLVNLKKVRRPKEGFISEIE; translated from the coding sequence ATGCTTTTTGAGAAACTCAACTGGCGTTATGCCACCAAAAAAATGGACCCGAGCAAACCGGTTCCACAGGAAAAGGTTGATAATATACTGGAAGCAGTACGCCTTGCCCCAACTTCCAGCGGCTTGCAGCCGTTTGAAGTCATTGTAGTCAAGAACAAAGAGATCAAGGAAAAAATCAGAGCGATCGCCTGGGATCAAAGTCAGGTAACAGATTGTTCTCATTTGCTGGTATTCGCGGCCTGGGATAATTACACCGAAGAACGTATCAATATGATGTTTGATCTGGTTAATGAAGAGCGTGGTTTCAAGAACGAAGGGTGGGAGGCTTACCGTCAGAAACTGTTAGCCGGCTATCCTCCACGGGATCCAGAAGAGAACTTTGAACATGCCGCACGTCAGGCATATATCGGTCTTGGTCTTGCACTGACAGCAGCTGCATTTGAAGGTGTGGATTCCACGCCAATGGAAGGTTTCGATCCCGCCATGCTCGATGAAATTCTGAACCTTAAAGAACGTCATCTGAGATCTGTAGCGATCATGCCGTTGGGATATAGGGATTCCGACAAAGATTGGCTGGTAAACCTGAAAAAGGTTCGGCGTCCGAAAGAAGGTTTTATCTCCGAAATTGAATGA